Sequence from the Megalops cyprinoides isolate fMegCyp1 chromosome 9, fMegCyp1.pri, whole genome shotgun sequence genome:
cagaactgGTATGCTTCTCATATTAAAGCAATTGCCCCGAATTGattatgtaaaaacaaatttatttcaggGACAGAAATCCAGTGAGCAGGAAATTCCATTTCGGAGAGCTCCACGACAGAGACCCAAAATACCACCATCTTCTCTGTCTAAAGAGGAAACTAAGAGAATCGCAAAGATTTTTGCATCTaatttttcagaggaaaaatagcattcttttttgttttgtttgtttgtacacaatgttcagtgtgtttctgtgaatgtaTGTTCATGTGGTAGCCGTATGTTATCTGCTAAAAGCTGATATAAAATCTGTAGATATTTTGATATGTCAGATTGTAGTGGTGTGTATCTAAATAATGTTTTGATGCTGTTcgtgtacagtatttttttaattatgtaaagactataaatatgcaaattattttcctattttattaaataaaggagatttcattttttaaaagatggtcaagtttttcttttgtaatgatCACATATCATCAACACTGTAGGTtggaataaaatatttcagcacCCACTTCAGCACTCACTTCAATGAAGAAGAACTTACATAAGGGATTTAACATCAAAATCCAGTGAATCAAAGAAGAACCGAAAAACAGCGTTTTGTAACTTCTGTCAAAATGTGCCTTGATTTACACACCTGACCAGTCCAGACCGGTCCCTTTGTACCCGGCTTCCTGCATGCGCTTATTTCTGGAACCACACGAAGACTTTAAGAGCCATGTGAGATGCCTGACAGATGGTAACACACCCCTTCAGCTGCATGTATGGATTGGTCACTGACATGGCGTGccctccttcagtttccagACTGTTACACAAGTTCAGTGGCTCTTCGGGAGGTGAAAAAGAAGGGTACGTGTCCTGGTATTTCAGGGCACTATGCAGACTTCATAAGCCACACCAGGCTAAAAAAGCTAGGGGTTACAACCCTCCAAAGCTTACAAACCTCTTAACATGCTGTTTTACGTAGGGAGACCATACTGTACATAGCTGCTCCACATACCAACGCTGGGGATATTTTTTTGTGAGACAGAGCTCTTGGTCAGACATCTAAAGGTGTCAGGCATTAGCAAATGTTTAATGTAGGGAATAAACCATCAAAATATGTCACCCAGATATATATATGCAGTGTATACAATGTACTAATGTACATTGTTGTATAATACTGAATACCAGCTTTACATGCCTCATTTTTATTGCaagagaatttttttcattcaatattgaattattattgtcattgaattGGCTCAACTATTGTTGTGTGGCACCAAAATGTGTCTGACTTGGCAATCCTGTGCAGTACTCTTCAATTCCCAGAATGTTTGTTGCAAGGAGACGATGCTTTTGAGTGCGAatactgtattaaaatgcaACTCAGAGGTCAAACCGAGTGGCATGCAAACTATAGTTTCACAGAAGCTATGGACTGCTttctgtaaatttaaatgtgaattctAGGTCTTATTCATGCAAAACTCATGCAATGATTAGCTCAAGGCAAGTGCATGAGTCCCTGCCTGAAAAAATAACATGGTTATTAAGCACAGCTCGAAAAATTGTGTGGCATTTGGTCAATGGGGGATTTGCTGTGTGGGTTTTGACTGCCTTTCTTTCTTAAATGAGTTCAGAACACAACTGACCATGGCTTTAGTTTCATCCAAGGGATAGGATCTTAAGATGTTTTGGGCCCGTATGCAAGGCCAGCACACACGGCACAGACTGTTCTTGCCAAACCCAGGGGTGCCAGAGCGTCAGAAGGCAAGACGAGCCCCCGCACCGGATTGGACGGATGTCTGCCTACTTCCTCATTCTGCAGCGGCTCGAGGGCTCGAGGTATGAATAACATCCAGACGGAACTTGCCGGTAAAAAAAGCACGGTGTTCCGAAACGCATGCAATCAAATCAGCATCTAGTTTTTACGCGCTTTTCAGTTACTTGTCACCAATATTTCCGAACTTTGATTTCACAATTACACATAATATAcccaaataaaaatgatcacaaaTAAGCAGAATGTGAACATTAACATGTTTTCTATTTAGATgcattgcaaatattttaatatttcaaagttATGTTGCAggatttatttactttttataattcttatttgtaaaattacaaaaaatttGCGGAACACTTAATGCTGCACATTTTGAACAGATAGTTAAGCACCGACCAAGGATCAGCTCATTAAACTAATTCTGCCttttacattttgcagacaATAATTACATCCGTCGAGGGTGACCGAGGACAAATTATCGACACCTGTATATCCGCAGTAAGTGTGGAATATCTGAGACCCCACGTATCCCCCATTTCATGTTACAACTTCTGCGCCTCTTACTTACACGCGTATTACGAATTCAGCGAAAAATAGGGTGTCAGTAAaacataaacagtaaacagaacATTCCGATTTGTTTGGTAATAGATTTCTCAAGCAGAATGCCAATAATGTTTGCAAGTTTTCAAAAACAAGTATCAAGAGTAGTCTGACAACGTGAGAacttcacacatgcatatgtatgacCTAGGCGTGACACACTTTGGCGCAACTCGGGTCATGAATGGCGTGGCATCCACGCGCGTCAGAGCAGGCGGGTATAAATGTGAGGGTTCACCGCTCCACCAAATCATCTCCAATGACACCCGAAAGAGTGAACAACAAGTTCTGTGGAATAACTCCCAGGATCACTACAACACTTTGAATCTGAAACATTGGATTACTATACGTTATTCAAtcaggtaatttttttttgctggacgTGTGCTATACCTTTTTGCGATTTAATGAGATTACTTTAAAGATATATATCCTTCAATAATAGACTGTCATACGTTAATAAATGTAAGGGAATTGACAGCATTGTGACTACATCATATTTGCAGTGATAATAGAAGGTGGGCCATCACTGTACTATGATACTgatttcagctgctgcttctcacCCTTCCTCCTACTGACAGTATTTGTTCTTTCACAGGCAGTGGTATGCTGCTTTTGTGCTACACCTTAAGCAGTTTTATGGCCAAAGATTATACACCAGCCAACCACTTTCAAGAGGAAAACTTCTCGCTGCCTGAAACCTGAAACATAATCAACTCTATCCTGACAGGTAACCACAAACCCTAAACAAAGATATCATTTGGAAGATGACCGGTGTAAGGAGCAGTGTTCTCTTGTCATACACACTATGTAAAAATTTAGGGACTGTGCTCCTTTTCTTCACATTGCAGGTGGAGACTGAACATCGCTGCAGGTTTGTTAAATTAAAACCGAGAGCTGCGGAGAAGCTTTTTGGAATTCCTCTGTTCCCAGCGCAGTCATGGTTGGAATGAAGCCCACAGATCTGGCCCCCACGGCCACAGTCAAGTTCTTCGGCGCTGGAACTGCAGCCTGCATTGCAGATTTGGTCACTTTCCCCCTAGACACGGCCAAAGTCCGGCTTCAGGTGAGGACAGACATATGGCTTCAAAGGAAGTGAaccatcattattttttttttgcctgccacTGCTTTCAGTGGGTCTTCCTAGCCTGGCAATTTTGTATGTAAACTCTTTAATTAAATATTGTGCCATTTggtacattaaaacaatgacatcTGGATGTGCGTTGGTATTGTATTTCCAAGGCCCTAAAATGGCCACCTTCATCTCTGTGTTCCAGATTCAGGGGGAGGCCCGGGctgcagaggggggaaaagggaTGAAGTATAAGGGAGTGTTCGGCACCATCACCACCATGGTGAAGATGGAGGGCCCCAGGAGTCTGTACAACGGCCTGGTGGCCGGTCTGCAAAGACAGATGAGCTTCGCCTCCGTCCGCATCGGGCTCTACGACTCCATGAAGCAGTTCTACACCCGTGGATCAGAGAGTAAGTTCATGCAGACAATACAGTATGGTTATGACATACACAgtactactactagtagtaatgataataaaatgtgctgcatttcCAGTAGCAGGCAATTCATCTCGACTGCCACCAATGCACAGTCCCCTTACCCGGGTGGTGCATGGCATTTAGTTTGCTCCAGAACCCCCACTGCACATtagctgaggcagagaggctGAGACACCCAGACTGGGAAACTGACCAGCAGAGCGTTAAGCCCCCCTCCAGTGTTTTGGAAACTAGAATGAGGGATCAactaccccacccccccaccccccaattgCCCTGTCCACAGGAGGTATCAGCAGCCAGTGTCAGTTTGACCTTTCTGGTGCCACTGGGAAGCTTTAGTGAAACTTCAGGGCTGTTTACAGAGTTCGCTGGAGAGATATTGCATTTCAAATAGGGGGAAGTACTATGAGCTGACTAAGGCAGCTGTAGCATCTAAGTGCTGCAGCTGTTGCAGTGTCCTTACCACCTCGGCTTTTAGTAAGCACAGACATTACTTTGATAAGAAGTCAGTCCATCTTATCCTATTTTTGCAAGTGTCCAGCGCTCAAAAGTCTTCATTTTGCCTCAATCCACTGCATCACCTTTCCAAATCATACAatagtggcagcagtgtagcatagtggtaaaggagcacTCGATAGGAATATGAGAACGTTTGAGACTTTCTGAGCGTGATGTTTTGTAGCTCACGTTTGTCGCCCTCTGTCTGCAGATGCCGGTATTGTCAGCCGGCTGATGGCGGGCTGCACCACCGGAGCGATGGCTGTGGCCTTCGCTCAGCCCACAGACGTAGTGAAGGTGCGATTCCAGGCCCAGGTCCGTCTGACCGACGGGGTGAGGAGGTACAACGGCACTATGGATGCCTACAGGACCATCGCGCGAGACGAGGGTGTCAGGGGCCTCTGGAAAGGTATTTCACCCTTTCGCCTTTCGACAATTTACCTGTCAAGTCTCTCCCCCAAGACTACATTCCACCACCTACTTGACTGTATCTTATTACCATGGACTgttcagtaaaaacaaactgaatagataaaatcaatcaattatatcaaacaaataa
This genomic interval carries:
- the LOC118783321 gene encoding mitochondrial uncoupling protein 2-like produces the protein MVGMKPTDLAPTATVKFFGAGTAACIADLVTFPLDTAKVRLQIQGEARAAEGGKGMKYKGVFGTITTMVKMEGPRSLYNGLVAGLQRQMSFASVRIGLYDSMKQFYTRGSENAGIVSRLMAGCTTGAMAVAFAQPTDVVKVRFQAQVRLTDGVRRYNGTMDAYRTIARDEGVRGLWKGCMPNITRNAIVNCAELVTYDIIKDLILKYDLMTDNLPCHFTAAFGAGFCTTIVASPVDVVKTRFMNSSPGQYSSAINCALTMLTKEGPTAFYKGFMPSFLRLGSWNIVMFVSYEQIKRAVTRAQQSWESPI